The genomic DNA CCAAATCACTTATCCcaggaaatctgcattttaagttctgggatccaCCCAGAGTGAAAACTCCTTAAGTTAagtgattcattcattcttttggcttataaaaatgataataataactaaaaattttagagcaataattcaaaaatgaaaactatgtacatttttattattctttaaacttcatcaatttttctattataacaaCAAATAcccaatttctttttccttttgcccTTTCAAGCAATTTCTGGTGCAACTTTTCTCCAATCCCATTTTGAAATTTGTGAactatttcttcagttttcttatattcTTCTTCATTTGCAAATGGTTTcactagaaagaaagaatatttattaagGTATTTAGACCAAGTGCTACCAACTCACCTCTATTGTTACTAACATGCAAATCTTAAGACTCAGGTATGTAAAACACAGTACTGTATTAAGTATCACAGCTGAACAATAAGTTAAGAGTTTACAACAAAGTggctgaaaagaaacaaaagatttaGAAATCCTTGCTTGAGAAAGGGGGATTTGCAAGTGGGGAGGGAGCCAGGGAGATGGGGCAAAGGACTACATTTTTCCTCATAAGCCTATTCTCACTATCTTGCTTTTCAAACTACagaaaaagtaacataaaaagagaaaaaaaaaagcattggatATTTTAAGAACATgtttgactcttgaacaacatgagTTTGAACTCACAGGTCCATTTATACCCAATAAAAGTTGATAATAAGtatgcctgcctctcctgcccctACTTCTACCTCCTCTACCACCTCTAAGTCAGCAAGACcagtccctcctcttcctctaccTACTCGGCATGAAAACCATGAGGATGAAGAgttttatgatgatccacttccacttaatggatagtaaatatatttttctcttata from Callithrix jacchus isolate 240 chromosome 11, calJac240_pri, whole genome shotgun sequence includes the following:
- the CROT gene encoding peroxisomal carnitine O-octanoyltransferase isoform X5, whose protein sequence is MENQLAKSNEERTFQYQDSLPSLPVPLLEESLRKYLESVKPFANEEEYKKTEEIVHKFQNGIGEKLHQKLLERAKGKRNWVFVVIIEKLMKFKE